A single region of the Brachypodium distachyon strain Bd21 chromosome 3, Brachypodium_distachyon_v3.0, whole genome shotgun sequence genome encodes:
- the LOC100829314 gene encoding probable galacturonosyltransferase 7, translated as MDTTVDVKENQGQEVAHEENPKSCELEYGSYCLWFVEHKEVMKDAIVKRLKDQLFMARAHYPSIAKVKSHERFTRELKQNIQEHERMLSDTIADDDLPPLFTKKLEKMEHTIERVKSCDVGCSNVERKLRQLLDLTEDEANFHTRQSAFLYHLGVQTMPKTHHCLNMRLTLEYFKSTSIHTDQLNEQRLDSPTFHHYVMLSRNVLAASTTINSTVMNSKDSGSILFHLFTNAQNFYAMKHWFYRNSYLEATVHVTNIEDHQMLYKDGDSLEMQQLWPTEEFRVTFRNHSQPFQRQMKTEYISVFGHSHFLLPILLPSLNRIVVLDDDLIVQKDLSSLWNLDMGDKVIGALEFCGIRLGQLKSYIEEHNFDTNSCVWFSGLNVIELEKWRDLGVTSLHDQSLRKDSSLSHRLKALPRGLLAFGDLIYPLEDSWVQSGLGYDYAISRIDIEKAATLHYNGVMKAWLDLGIHDYKNYWRKYMTHGERFMTECNIHQ; from the exons ATG GATACTACTGTTGATGTGAAGGAGAACCAAGGTCAGGAAGTAGCACATGAGGAGAATCCCAAGTCATGTGAACTTGAATATGGAAGCTACTGCCTTTGGTTTGTTGAGCACAAGGAAGTGATGAAAGATGCTATTGTGAAGAGGCTTAAAGATCAACTTTTTATGGCAAGAGCCCATTATCCTAGTATTGCAAAAGTGAAGAGCCATGAAAGATTTACACGTGAACTGAAGCAAAACATTCAAGAACATGAGCGCATGCTCAGTGATACCATTGCAGATGATGATCTTCCACCGTT GTTTACAAAGAAGCTAGAGAAAATGGAGCACACAATTGAAAGGGTCAAGTCATGTGACGTAGGTTGCTCTAATGTTGAACGGAAACTTAGACAGCTACTTGATCTAACTGAAGATGAAGCTAATTTTCACACAAGGCAGAGTGCATTTCTATATCATCTCGGGGTCCAGACTATGCCGAAAACTCACCATTGCTTGAACATGAGATTGACATTAGAATATTTCAAATCCACATCTATTCACACGGACCAGTTAAATGAGCAAAGGCTTGATAGCCCTACCTTCCATCACTATGTAATGCTTTCCAGGAATGTACTTGCAGCTTCAACTACTATTAACTCAACAGTTATGAACTCCAAG GATTCTGGCAGCATTCTTTTCCATTTGTTTACCAATGCGCAGAACTTTTATGCGATGAAACATTGGTTTTACAGAAATTCCTATCTGGAGGCTACTGTTCACGTAACTAACATTGAGGATCACCAGATGCTCTATAAGGATGGTGATTCTCTTGAGATGCAACAATTATGGCCTACAGAGGAATTCCGTGTCACGTTTCGTAATCATTCTCAACCTTTCCAGAGGCAGATGAAAACTGAATACATTTCTGTTTTTGGCCATTCACATTTCCTCCTGCCTATTCTTCTCCCTAGCTTGAATAGAATAGTTGTTCTGGACGATGATTTGATTGTCCAGAAAGACTTGTCATCTCTGTGGAACCTCGATATGGGCGATAAAGTGATAGGTGCTCTAGAGTTCTGTGGAATTAGATTAGGTCAGTTGAAATCTTATATAGAGGAACATAATTTCGACACTAATTCATGTGTGTGGTTCTCTGGTCTGAATGTCATTGAATTGGAAAAGTGGAGGGATCTCGGCGTTACCAGCTTGCATGATCAATCGCTCCGCAAG GACAGTTCGTTATCACATCGACTTAAAGCACTCCCTAGAGGTTTACTTGCCTTTGGAGACCTGATATATCCTTTGGAAGATTCATGGGTTCAATCAGGTCTTGGATATGATTATGCAATTAGCCGTATCGATATAGAAAAGGCTGCTACTCTGCACTATAATGGCGTCATGAAAGCTTGGCTTGATCTGGGGATACATGATTATAAGAACTATTGGAGGAAGTATATGACTCATGGGGAGAGATTCATGACAGAATGCAACATACATCAATAG